One part of the Vicia villosa cultivar HV-30 ecotype Madison, WI linkage group LG6, Vvil1.0, whole genome shotgun sequence genome encodes these proteins:
- the LOC131611127 gene encoding malonyl-coenzyme A:anthocyanin 3-O-glucoside-6''-O-malonyltransferase-like — translation MAEVIGAEHMFIEQTFVFPATTRRTTTSLPLTFLDLPFAGPKYVKRQFFYRFPHQTNHFYQTTLPSLKHSLSLTLQHFFPLLGNLHCPPPPQKPFILCTQNDALTLTVIESSGDFNNLSTNHHPKSLKDFSHLVPKLTQKIDLEDNDTLIFSLMALQVSFFPNHGLCISITYCHVMDDYFCNYFMKSWSFIHKKGKLVDMKSLPCFDRQVLRDPKDLEQVLLKGYFEQRKMWKNIILAESQTIEKEHQDYVKTTISFTKEEIEGMKNWILKKWKTTYHDIQAPKFLSKFVVTCGFVWATMVKTKNRNNDDAGDEKDEYFCFVGDCRDRLGYPIPEGYFGNCLTLCFVAVKRKDVKGEYGFLNVVKAIQNAITEMKNDPLKDAEKWDDMFKKVFMSGNHLLVSGSPNFNVYETNFEFGNPIKVDMMMHSSKDMSLAESGDKEGGLEVGLIFKTEELEQFYSFMEQGLKALKF, via the coding sequence ATGGCAGAGGTAATAGGAGCTGAACATATGTTTATTGAGCAAACTTTTGTTTTTCCAGCAacaacaagaagaacaacaacgtCTCTTCCTCTAACATTTCTCGATTTGCCTTTTGCAGGTCCAAAATATGTCAAACGTCAATTCTTTTATCGTTTTCCTCATCAAACCAATCATTTTTATCAAACAACACTTCCATCTCTCAAACACTCTCTTTCCCTTACACTTCAACATTTCTTCCCCCTTCTTGGTAATCTTCATTGTCCCCCACCACCCCAGAAACCTTTTATTCTTTGCACCCAAAATGATGCTTTAACTTTGACCGTCATTGAATCCTCAGGAGATTTTAACAATCTCTCAACCAACCATCACCCAAAAAGTCTCAAAGATTTTTCTCACCTTGTTCCAAAATTAACACAAAAAATAGACCTTGAAGATAATGACACACTAATATTTTCATTGATGGCTTTGCAAGTATCTTTTTTCCCAAATCATGGTCTTTGCATTTCCATCACGTATTGTCATGTGATGGATGATTACTTTTGCAACTATTTCATGAAATCTTGgtcttttattcataaaaaaggTAAACTAGTAGACATGAAATCACTACCTTGTTTTGACAGACAAGTCTTGAGAGACCCAAAAGATCTTGAGCAAGTTCTATTAAAAGGGTATTTTGAACAGAGGAAAATGTGGAAGAATATAATCCTTGCTGAGAGTCAAACTATAGAAAAAGAGCACCAAGATTATGTTAAGACAACTATTAGTTTTACAAAAGAAGAAATTGAGGGGATGAAAAACTGGATATTAAAGAAGTGGAAGACAACTTATCATGATATTCAAGCACCAAAATTTCTATCTAAGTTTGTTGTGACATGTGGTTTTGTTTGGGCCACTATggttaaaacaaaaaatagaaataatgatGATGCAGGAGATGAAAAAGATGAGTATTTTTGTTTCGTAGGTGATTGCAGAGATAGACTAGGGTACCCAATACCAGAGGGATATTTTGGAAACTGTTTAACATTATGTTTTGTAGCCGTAAAGAGGAAGGATGTGAAAGGAGAATATGGTTTTTTGAATGTTGTTAAAGCCATTCAAAATGCAATAACAGAGATGAAAAATGATCCATTGAAAGATGCAGAAAAGTGGGATGATATGTTTAAAAAGGTTTTTATGTCTGGTAATCATTTGTTGGTAAGTGGATCCCCTAATTTCAATGTTTATGAGACAAATTTTGAATTTGGAAATCCTATTAAAGTTGATATGATGATGCACTCATCGAAGGATATGTCTCTTGCTGAAAGTGGAGACAAAGAAGGGGGACTTGAAGTTGGGTTGATATTTAAAACAGAGGAATTAGAACAATTTTATTCTTTCATGGAACAAGGACTTAAAGCTTtgaaattctaa